In Cryptococcus deuterogattii R265 chromosome 4, complete sequence, a genomic segment contains:
- a CDS encoding mRNA guanylyltransferase, whose amino-acid sequence MPAHTPIPDIPGELLTDPTLQYFLAERVSNLCGIGGGKFPGSQPVSFSSSSLDLLEKEDFWVCEKSDGVRVLVFIVVNQSTEQQEVWLIDRKQRFFKVQGLYFAHWENRSAFLGETLLDGELVIDIDPSTGAQTLMYYAFDCMVLHGENIMEKPLLKRYARLQDWVIKPFAKAVSANPDMRRTIPFMMVAKREELSYHLRFVMEEHIPKLKHGHDGLIFTCVHTPYVAGTDENILKWKPPSENSIDFKVELRFPPLPDSDEPDYSAKPEFLLNTWLGSDRYEFFDFMAMTDEEWQRFKESEEQLDERIVEVCWDSHIQAWKMLRMRDDKPHGNHKSIVDKILISINDGVEIEELYARADAIRAAWKEREKQRSQQRQPQNQRPPPQGYGQDLHLPGHGYSHTGYNPDYGHPPPQQGVMSGLRR is encoded by the exons ATGCCGGCCCATACTCCTATTCCAGACATCCCCGGCGAACTACTGACAGACCCGACTCTCCAATATTTCCTGGCAGAACGTGTATCCAACCTTTGTGGAATAGGAGGTGGCAAGTTCCCAGGCTCACAGCCAGTCAGcttttcgtcctcctccctaGATCTCctggaaaaagaagatttCTGGGTCTGCGAAAAGAGTGATGGCGTTAGGGTTTTGGTTTTCATTGTCGTCAATCAATCGACTGAGCAGCAGGAGGTTTGGCTT ATCGATCGGAAACAAAGATTCTTCAAAGTCCAAGGATTATACTTTGCGCACTGGGAGAATCGTTCGGCCTTTCTTGGCGAAACGTTACTGGATGGCGAGCTCGTCATCGATATTGACCCCTCTACAGGTGCA CAAACTCTAATGTATTACGCCTTTGATTGCATGGTATTGCACGGTGAGAATATCATGGAGAAGCCTCTTCTAAAGAGGTATGCT AGGCTTCAAGATTGGGTTATCAAACCATTTGCAAAGGCAGTATCCGCGAATCCCGACATGAGACGGACAATCCCTTTCAT GATGGTCGccaaaagggaagagttgTCATACCATCTTCGTTTCGTTATGGAGGAGCACATACCCAAGCTAAAGCATGGTCATGATGGTTTGATCTTCACATGTGTCCATACGCCGTACGTTGCGGGGACTGACGAAAACAT ACTTAAATGGAAGCCGCCCTCGGAAAACTCGATTGACTTCAAAGTTGAACTTCGTTTCCCTCCTCTACCAGATTCGGATGAGCCGGACTACAGCGCCAAACCCGAGTTCCTTCTTAACACCTGGCTGGGAAGTGACAGATATGAGTTTTTCGACTTTATGGCTATGACTGATGAGGAATGGCAGAG GTTTAAGGAATCGGAAGAGCAATTGGATGAGCGAATAGTAGAGGTCTGCTGGGACAGTCACATACAAGCGTGGAAGATGCTGCGAATGAGAGATGACAAGCCGCATGGGAATCACAAATCCATCGTGGACAAGATTCTCATTAGTATCAATGACGGCGTAGAAATTGAAGAA CTGTATGCCCGCGCGGACGCTATTAGAGCTGCCTGGAAGGAGCGAGAAAAGCAGCGCAGTCAACAGCGGCAGCCGCAAAATCAAAGACCTCCGCCACAAGGTTATGGACAAGATCTTCATTTGCCTGGCCATGGGTATTCCCACACAGGCTATAACCCAGACTACGgccatcctccacctcaacAAGGCGTCATGTCTGGGTTGAGACGTTAG
- a CDS encoding nuclear pore complex protein Nup98-Nup96, producing the protein MFGSTSSWGQNNQNQQPQQGGGLFGGGGGGGFGQQNTGGFGQTGTTGGFGQPAQNTGGVFGGGAATNTGFGGFGANSQQQQTQQSNAFGAARPAFGAAGSTFGQNTTGGGLFGSSNTANTGFGSNTSNATGGGLFGAKPATATFGSGATSNLFGAKPSTGFGASTGTQEVLKGPSELQTYRTDIPPPPPPSTGTANPIYYPTWQADPSTNTALGKEGPPHLFHSITAMLPYRGCSWEELRALDYQQGRKEATPQQQNAFGASSTGGFGQPASTGFGQQPATTGFGAKPAGTGLFGSSSPATGFGTTPNTSTGFGASNTNTGGGLFGQSQPQQGSSLFGQTNTNTSGGLFGQTQPQQNTGGGLFGSNTTTTNPFGGAQTTQQPQATSTFGGFGQSKPAFGSTGTTGFGTGSTGTSTFGQTGTGTTGFGGFGQTQPQQQQQQQQPATGGGLFGGGGFGATNTQQQAPSTGLFGQTAQQQQPATTGFGAKPGGLFGSTTVPASTSTGFGGFGQTSTSQPAGTGLFGSTGTNTNTTGGGLFGQTQPQQTVQQPATGGGLFGNVGTAPATGGGLFGAKPATTTAPSTGLFGQTQPAQQPAQTGGGLFGSTTSTTGGGLFGGTANTSLGQLGQQNQPSGGGLFGAKPATGGGLFGGASTTGTGTGLFGQQPQQQQQQQQPQTGTTGGLFGNLGQSQPASTGLFGSTATQPAQQSTFGGGGLFGGLGQSTVQQPQQQQQLLQPSLTASIDQNPYGNNPLFAYSGQKLEVGSQSKKPALPPLTASSYRLTPSTNKSKINKLRGFASPLNVSQSPGRSGSPLSVSSPGRSSLFNSPAAPDRYKGLSDTALTPNAFVPRPNIKKLSVTPNIGSSIGNSDQLESVLGKSALKTSTSSVKGTSSPKTSGTPLVFHPPVNGTSSRPEIADSSLTRSTSAVASPRVAGSERAPKEGDYWCRPKLEKLEQMSKEDLSQLSGFTAGRRGFGEVSFLEPVDLTLAPLEDILGSIIVVDQSELSVYPDDYPQKPEMGQGLNVPARIMLENVFTTDKATKDWVRDPEDPRFQKFVRRVKAIPDTEFISYTDDGTWTFRVEHFTTYGIADSDEDESVENEDLKRRRKGATSDFSRSPSRTSAEDDDDEMFPPTKSIRDVEAEHDSGFEEDQLSEESYMEDGLTEANESAEMDFPQASWDLPIKAQLGAEGMKNLRGMQDSFFGSAASMARPGKELALSKKREAEKGYGSFFREAEEENVKLDEQVIKRTSFGETQISLPKLRQPRKYARVMEEESVAKGAEGLKVDAGLALGRSFRCSWGPNGELVHFGKICSPTESIRADTDAIVHIEKVEVLSEENKVETAKSQRLLSLHLETSLIEQVEGVPIATINPGIRFHDFASRFDTGDRSHEANVFRLGVALFDEIDVQLPEGSSEELIERISSIRRKLALSKWLEDAVAPLVDFDVITRSEDRPGKIFSLLSGHQVERAVESALEAGDMRLATLLSQAGGEESFKDELLKQLEDWQVYKVNPLIAVGYRKLYALLAGITDVSAGDPSRGSDGCPDVLIAEGLDWKRAFGLHLWYGIPFENTIRDVVDSYTFSLTSSHPPAKPLPPYLEKSSDNARSWNLPTEPTDVLYNLLQLYSDDAISLDQVLRSRDTSPSPFDVRLAWHLYVLLSRVLRRRDFEDRDESNGYSANADRLTAGYAAQLEQIGEWKWAAFVLLHLETVDGRSKALHALLYRHPDATKEDQAFLTETLRIPEEWIHESRAASLCSIDDAWGEYHAHLQAKLYDRAHKILVEKLAPEAVLRDDKVLLRRLCSKLEGKGVSGWDYGGKLFLEWADASEDTVSLPPSIVFSGAIADSRKAVLRQFEQMISEWT; encoded by the exons ATGTTCGGCAGCACTTCGTCATGGGGTCAAAATAACCAAAATCAACAACCACAGCAAGGCGGAGGTCTCTTtggcggtggaggaggaggaggtttcGGTCAACAGAATACTGGAG GGTTTGGCCAAACTGGCACCACAGGTGGGTTCGGACAGCCTGCACAAAACACTGGCGGCGTTTTTGGCGGTGGCGCTGCCACCAACACTGGATTTG GTGGATTTGGAGCCAATAGCCAACAACAGCAAACACAACAATCCAATGCGTTTGGAGCTGCAAGGCCGGCGTTTGGTGCTGCAGGATCGACTTTTGGTCAAAACACGA CTGGAGGTGGTCTTTTTGGAAGCTCAAACACTGCCAATACTGGATTCGGATCAAATACTTCCAATGCAACTGGCGGCGGTCTCTTTGGTGCCAAACCTGCGACTGCTACGTTTGGATCAGGTGCAACGTCAAACCTCTTCGGCGCTAAGCCTTCTACTGGCTTTGGTGCTTCCACTGGTACTCAAGAAGTCCTCAAGGGTCCTTCTGAGCTCCAAACTTACCGAACTGATAtcccccctcctccaccccccTCAACTGGTACTGCCAATCCAATCTATTACCCTACTTGGCAAGCCGATCCTTCCACCAATACTGCTCTCGGTAAGGAGGGACCGccccatcttttccactcCATCACTGCTATGCTTCCTTACCGGGGCTGCAGTTGGGAAGAATTGAGAGCGTTGGATTAccagcaaggaagaaaagaggctACACCCCAGCAGCAGAATGCATTTGGAGCCTCTTCTACCGGAGGCTTCGGTCAGCCTGCAAGCACTGGATTCGGTCAGCAACCCGCTACTACTGGATTCGGTGCCAAACCCGCCGGCACTGGTCTCTTTGGGTCGTCCTCCCCCGCTACTGGCTTTGGTACAACTCCGAATACCAGCACTGGGTTTGGCGCTTCCAACACCAACACGGGTGGCGGGTTGTTCGGCCAGTCCCAACCTCAACAAGGTTCTTCACTGTTTGGTCAGACCAATACCAACACTAGCGGCGGTCTTTTCGGCCAGACACAGCCTCAACAAAACACTGGTGGTGGTCTCTTTGGCAGCAACACAACCACCACCAATCCCTTCGGTGGTGCCCAAACTACACAACAGCCTCAGGCTACCAGCACCTTTGGAGGGTTTGGCCAGAGTAAACCTGCCTTCGGAAGCACAGGAACTACGGGTTTCGGGACAGGCAGTACCGGAACGAGCACCTTTGGTCAAACAGGGACCGGTACGACTGGTTTCGGCGGCTTCGGTCAGACTCAACcgcaacaacagcagcaacaacaacaacctGCGACAGGCGGCGGATTATTTGGCGGTGGGGGATTTG GTGCCACTAATACGCAACAGCAAGCTCCCAGTACAGGACTTTTCGGCCAGACtgctcagcagcagcagcctgcTACTACTGGGTTTGGTGCGAAGCCCGGTGGATTGTTTGGAAGCACGACTGTCCCTGCTTCCACAAGTACAGGATTTGGCG GTTTTGGTCAGACAAGCACCAGTCAACCTGCCGGCACCGGTTTGTTTGGGAGCACTGGTACAAATACTAACACCACTGGGGGTGGACTATTCGGCCAGACACAGCCCCAACAAACAGTCCAACAGCCAGCAACCGGTGGAGGTCTCTTTGGGAACGTGGGTACTGCTCCTGCAACTGGTGGTGGTCTGTTTGGCGCAAAGCCTGCTACTACTACAGCACCTAGCACAGGCCTTTTCGGTCAAACGCAGCCAGCTCAGCAACCTGCCCAGACGGGAGGTGGATTGTTTGGCAGCACCACTTCAACTACTGGCGGCGGGCTCTTTGGCGGTACTGCAAATACCTCCCTTGGTCAGTTAGGCCAACAAAACCAACCGAGCGGTGGAGGACTGTTTGGCGCGAAGCCCGCCACAGGCGGAGGTCTGTTTGGTGGAGCGAGCACTACCGGCACTGGTACTGGTCTCTTTGGTCAACAGccacagcaacagcagcaacagcaacagcctCAGACTGGCACGACGGGCGGACTGTTTGGCAACCTCGGTCAGTCACAGCCTGCCTCAACTGGCTTGTTCGGCAGCACCGCGACCCAGCCCGCACAGCAAAGCACTTTTGGCGGCGGTGGTCTTTTCGGCGGATTGGGACAGTCAACTGTGCAGCAACcccagcagcaacaacaactacTGCAACCTAGTCTTACGGCGTCCATCGACCAAAACCCTTACGGAAATAACCCTCTTTTTGCATACAGTGGTCAAAAGCTTGAAGTTGGCTCGCAGTCCAAGAAGCCGGCGCTACCCCCTCTCACTGCGTCATCCTACCGTCTTACTCCCTCGACCAATAAGTCCAAGATCAACAAACTCCGTGGCTTTGCGTCTCCCCTCAATGTGTCTCAGAGCCCTGGCCGATCCGGTAGCCCCCTTTCTGTCAGCTCACCTGGTCGTTCGAGCTTGTTCAACTCTCCCGCTGCTCCAGACAGGTATAAGGGTCTGAGTGACACCGCCCTGACCCCCAACGCCTTTGTGCCTCGTCCAAACATCAAAAAACTCTCGGTGACACCGAATATTGGCAGCTCCATTGGTAATAGTGACCAATTGGAGTCTGTTCTTGGCAAATCAGCTCTCAAGACCTCGACGAGCTCTGTCAAGGGTACTTCTAGCCCTAAAACTTCTGGTACTCCTCTCGTGTTCCATCCTCCTGTAAATGGTACATCCTCCCGCCCTGAGATCGCCGATTCTTCTCTCACGCGATCAACTTCGGCCGTCGCATCACCCCGAGTTGCTGGGTCCGAACGTGCGCCCAAGGAAGGTGATTATTGGTGTAGACCAAAGTTGGAAAAGCTCGAACAAATGAGCAAAGAAGATCTCTCCCAATTGAGTGGTTTCACTGCAGGTCGACGTGGTTTCGGTGAAGTTTCGTTCCTTGAACCCGTCGATTTAACTCTTGCCCCCCTAGAAGATATTCTTGGCTCCATAATAGTCGTTGACCAATCTGAACTCTCTGTCTACCCCGATGACTACCCGCAAAAGCCTGAAATGGGCCAAGGCTTGAATGTGCCAGCTAGAATCATGCTCGAGAATGTGTTCACCACGGACAAGGCGACCAAAGATTGGGTGCGAGACCCTGAAGACCCAAGATTCCAGAAGTTTGTCAGGCGTGTCAAGGCTATCCCTGACACTGAATTCATTAGTTATACTGATGATGGAACCTGGACCTTCCGTGTGGAGCACTTTACAACCTACGGTATCGCCGATagtgacgaggatgagagcgttgaaaatgaagacCTGAAAAGGCGGAGGAAAGGGGCTACTAGTGATTTTTCTAGATCTCCATCCAGGACTTCAGCagaggacgacgatgatgagatgtTTCCTCCTACCAAAAGCATCCGGGATGTCGAAGCGGAGCACGACTCTGGGTTTGAAGAGGACCAGCTTTCAGAAGAGTCGTATATGGAAGATGGGCTGACGGAGGCGAATGAAAGCGCCGAGATGGATTTTCCTCAAGCTAGTTGGGATCTTCCCATCAAGGCACAACTTGGTGCCgaaggaatgaagaacTTGCGAGGTATGCAAGACTCTTTTTTCGGGTCTGCCGCGTCTATGGCGAGACCTGGGAAAGAGTTAGCattgtcgaagaagagggaagctGAGAAGGGATACGGGTCGTTTTTTCGTGAAgccgaagaggaaaatgtGAAGCTTGATGAGCAGGTTATCAAG CGGACCTCTTTCGGCGAGACTCAAATAAGCCTGCCCAAACTTCGTCAACCAAGGAAATATGCGAGAgtaatggaagaagagagtgtGGCCAAGGGAGCAGAGGGGCTAAAAGTAGATGCTGGACTGGCTTTGGGGAGGTCTTTCAGATGTTCTTGGGGTCCCAATGGAGAGCTGGTACACTTTGGAAAGATTTGTTCACCAACTGAGTCAAT ACGAGCGGACACCGATGCCATCGTCCATATcgagaaagtggaggtacTATCGGAAGAAAACAAGGTGGAAACAGCAAAGTCCCAAAGACTACTCTCCCTTCACCTGGAAACCAGCTTAATCGAACAAGTAGAAGGTGTGCCAATAGCTACCATCAACCCAGGCATTCGGTTCCACGACTTTGCTTCTCGGTTTGACACGGGTGATCGCTCTCACGAAGCCAATGTTTTCCGCCTTGGTGTCGCTCTttttgatgagattgaCGTTCAGCTTCCTGAAGGATCATCGGAAGAGCTTATCGAACGCATCTCGTCTATTCGCCGGAAGCTGGCTTTGTCCAAGTGGTTGGAAGATGCTGTTGCTCCTTTGGTCGATTTTGACGTAATCACTCGAAGTGAGGACCGACCAGGCAAgattttctctcttctgaGCGGCCATCAAGTCGAGCGTGCTGTCGAGTCTGCTTTGGAAGCCGGTGATATGAGGTTAGCAACATTATTGTCCCAAGCCGGTGGGGAAGAAAGTTTCAAAGACGAACTGTTGAAGCAGTTGGAAGACTGGCAGGTGTACAAGGTGAACCCTCTAATTGCTGTTGGTTACCGGAAACTCTACGCTCTTTTAGCCGGCATCACCGATGTTTCAGCCGGTGATCCGTCTCGGGGATCTGATGGGTGCCCTGACGTTTTGATTGCAGAAGGTCTTGACTGGAAGCGTGCGTTTGgtcttcatctttggtACGGTATACCTTTTGAGAACACCATCCGAGATGTCGTCGACTCTTATACCTTTTCCCTCACATCCTCTCATCCACCTGCTaaacctcttccaccataCCTGGAGAAATCATCCGACAATGCTCGTTCCTGGAACCTTCCCACTGAACCCACAGATGTTCTCtacaatcttcttcaactttaTTCTGACGACGCCATCTCTCTTGACCAGGTACTCCGGTCGCGAGACACATCACCTAGTCCATTTGACGTGCGGCTAGCATGGCATCTTTACGTATTGCTTTCCAGagtgttgagaagaagagacttTGAAGACAGGGATGAGAGTAACGGATACAGCGCGAACGCTGACCGATTGACGGCGGGCTACGCTGCGCAGTTGGAACAGATTGGTGAATGGAAGTGGGCTGCCTTTGTATTGTTGCACCTCGAAACAGTCGATGG GCGTTCAAAAGCTCTCCATGCCCTTCTTTACCGACATCCGGACGCCACTAAAGAAGATCAAGCGTTCTTGACGGAAACTCTTCGCATCCCAGAAGAATGGATACACGAATCTCGAGCAGCTTCCCTTTGTTCGATTGATGATGCTTGGGGTGAGTATCatgctcatcttcaagccAAACTCTACGATCGAGCGCACAAGATACTGGTGGAGAAGTTGGCGCCAGAGGCGGTCTTGAGGGATGACAAGGTCCTTTTGAGGAGGTTGTGCTCAAAGTTGGAAGGCAAGGGTGTTTCCGGTTGGGATTACGGCGGAAAG TTGTTCTTGGAATGGGCCGACGCTTCGGAAGATACTGTTTCGCTTCCTCCGTCAATCGTATTTTCAGGTGCCATTGCCGACTCGCGAAAGGCTGTTTTACGGCAGTTCGAACAGATGATTTCAGAATGGACCTAG